Proteins encoded together in one Lysinibacter cavernae window:
- a CDS encoding undecaprenyl-diphosphate phosphatase yields MGFFEAIILGLVQGLTEFLPISSSAHLRIVGEFLPNGGDPGAAFTAITQLGTEAAVVVFFWKDIVRIIGHWCKSLVGKVPRRDPDALMGWWIILGSLPIVVLGVLFQDAIDTTLRSLWIVAGTLIVFGIILGVADYVGKKTLTLNDMTAKHGIIYGFAQALALIPGVSRSGGTITAGLLMGYDRPSAARYSFLLAIPAVFGSGFYKLFSDHGVASPFGAAETAVATLIAFVVGILIIAFLMRYISKRSFMPFVVYRILLGGALLVMLSTGVISA; encoded by the coding sequence ATGGGTTTTTTTGAGGCGATCATCCTTGGCCTGGTTCAGGGATTGACCGAGTTCTTGCCAATTTCGTCAAGCGCCCACCTTCGTATCGTTGGTGAGTTCCTTCCAAACGGGGGAGACCCTGGAGCGGCGTTCACTGCCATTACGCAGCTCGGTACCGAAGCAGCCGTTGTGGTGTTCTTCTGGAAAGACATCGTGCGAATCATCGGCCACTGGTGCAAGTCACTCGTTGGCAAGGTGCCCCGCCGCGATCCTGATGCGCTTATGGGCTGGTGGATCATCCTCGGCAGCCTTCCAATTGTTGTGCTCGGAGTCCTGTTCCAGGATGCAATCGACACGACCCTGCGTTCGCTCTGGATCGTTGCCGGCACGCTGATCGTGTTTGGCATCATCCTCGGTGTCGCCGACTACGTTGGCAAGAAGACTCTGACTCTTAACGACATGACGGCAAAGCACGGCATTATCTACGGTTTTGCCCAGGCTCTCGCGCTTATTCCCGGCGTCTCTCGTTCTGGCGGCACCATTACTGCGGGGCTCTTGATGGGGTACGATCGCCCGTCTGCGGCCCGGTATTCGTTCTTGTTGGCAATTCCAGCCGTGTTTGGCTCTGGTTTCTACAAGCTGTTCTCAGACCACGGCGTAGCGAGCCCGTTTGGGGCAGCTGAAACCGCTGTCGCAACACTCATAGCGTTTGTCGTTGGTATCCTCATCATCGCGTTCCTGATGCGCTACATCTCGAAGCGAAGCTTTATGCCGTTTGTTGTCTACCGGATTCTGCTGGGAGGGGCGCTCCTTGTGATGCTGTCCACCGGCGTGATTAGCGCTTAG